TCCCACGGCATTCAGACCACCATCGCCTCCACCATCGGTGTCGGCCTCTCCTTCGTGATCGGCTACTTCTTGGGCGTGAGCCTGTGGACCTTCGCACTGGCGCTGCTCGTGGGCGTCACCGCGGCCCGGATCTCTTGGATCCGGGATGAGGGGGTCGCGATCGCCACGACGGCGATCTTCGTGCTGGGCAGCGGCTTCGATGATCAGGCTCCGCTGCTCAACGACCGCATCCTCGAGGTCGCCATCGGCGTGGCCGCAGGAGTGCTCGTCAACCTCTTGATCCTGCCGCCGCTGCGGGACAAACAGGCGGGTCGCTACGTGGACAGCATCAACGAGCGCATGGGCAGCGTCCTGGTGAGCATCTCCCGAGAATTCTCCGACTCCTGGGACACCGATAAGGCTGAGTCCTGGTTCCAGGAGACGGAATCGATGACGCAGGAACTGAATTCGGCCTGGACCGTCGTCCGCTTCGCCCGGGAATCACGGCGCGCGAATCCGCGAGCGCGCCAGGGACGCCAGAGCCTCGAGCAGAGCAGCTGGAATGCCGAAGAGGCCAGCTACGAAGAGATCCTCGAACGCGCCGACGAGGGCATCTCACACCTGCGCCACCTGGCTCGCACCCTGCGCGAAGCGACATACACCGACGGCGACTGGGATCATGACTTCCGCGAACGGTGGGCCAGGATCGTCGGCGACGTCGGCCGAGCGATCGCAGACCCCGATGCAGAGGTCGCTTCCCTGCACGAGGATCTGACCTCCTTGTCCACCGAGATGTCAGAGGACAAGGGGCTGCCCAAGACATCGTGGCCGATCTACGGGTCCCTGATCTCCAGCCTCCGGCACCTTGTCATCGTCGTCGACGACGTTGCCTCAGCGCGCCAAGCTCGCGAGGGTGGGGAAGAGAACCCCAGGGTCTCTGGCTAGCAGAGACTCGGTCGGACTCAGCGGAGCTCCGTCTGGCTGAGCAGCACTCAGCGGGAGCGGGCAGCGTTGCCGTGTCCGGCCAGCCGCTGCCCCAGCGCTACCAGACGTTCCGCCGAGTCCTCCCAAGAGAACTCGATGCTGCGCTCGCGCGCGGCGGCAGAGGCTCGGGCGAAATGGGCTGGGACCTCGAGCCTGCGGACCGCAGCGGCGAACGCCGCGGGATCCTGAGGCGGCACCAGCTGCGCACCGTCCTCGGACACTGCCGCTCCGCCGATCTCCCGAAAGATGGGCAGGTCGGAGAGGACGCACGGTGTACCGTGCGCCATCGCTTCCACGACTGGCAGACCGTAGCCCTCCGCCCGGGAAAGGGTGACGAGAGCCGTGGCGCTTTGCAGCAGTTCGCGGTACTCCGGCTCGGAGATGCCGCGGTGAAAGACCAGTTGCTCGGGATCCGCCGCGAGCGCGCGCAGCTGGCCCTCGCGGGTCTTCTCGATCGGGCTGCACAGATGAAGCGTGTACTCCGGCAGCCGGTTGAGCCCGGCGATCACGGATTCCACGTTCTTGTACCCCATGAAGGAGCCCATGTAGACGAGCTCTCGGCTCGGCGGGGCGCCCGGGTTCCGGGGGCAGTCCACGGCTGGTGGGGCATTGGAGACCAGCTCGACCGGTCGTCGGGTGAGGCGATGCTCCCGGATGAGCCGACGGGTGGTCTCCGAGACGGTGGCCACCGCATCAGCCTGGTTGAGCACCAGCCGCTGGGGCAGATAGCTCCAGTGGTAGGCCCGCCAGCCGAGTCGCACCGCGGCGGGAAGGTTCCTCGGCGGGGTGGGATGCTCGTAGTAGATGAGGTCATGGACCGTGAGGATCAGCGGATACCGGCGGCCAATTCCGCCCATGGTCTGCATCGGGGAGAACACCACGTCTGGCCGGTGCGGGTTCAGCTGCCGGGCCACCCAAGGCTCCCTCGCTGAGGTGGGCGAGGAAATGCGCAGATGCGGCAGGTCAGGCAGCAGGTTGAGCTGTTCCGGGTCGTGGATCAGCATGGTGACATCGGCCTTCTGCGCGGCAGCCTCCACGAGTGAGGCGGTGAACCGTGAGATGCCGTCGTGGACCCGGGTGCGGGTGTACCGGCAGTCGAAGAAGAGCTTCAGCACCCCCTGATTCTGGCACAGCGCCTGGAATCATCTCAGGCGGACACCTCTGGCATGATGACAGTCATGAGCGAGTCACGTGTCACCGGTGTCAGTCAGCACGAACAGGGCGCGACTGGACTGCCCAGCACCTCTCGTCAGTACTGGACGGAGGCCGCGCACACCGGGGCGCTGCGCGAGGTCCGCCTGCCACAGACCGGCCCCGGAGAGGTGCTCATCGAGACGCTGCACAGCGGGATCTCTCGGGGCACCGAATCGGTCGTGCACCGCGGCGAGGTCCCGGACAATGTCACCTCCATCATGCAGGCCCCCTTCCAGCTCGGTGAGCTCCCTTTCCCCGTCTCGCACGGCTATCTCAATGTGGGCGTGGTCCGCCAGGGCAGCGAGGAGCTGCTGGGCCGGACGGTCTTCACCCTTGCGGGTCACCGTGAACACGTCGTGGTGCCGGAGGCGGACTGCCATGTGCTGCCCGAGGACT
The nucleotide sequence above comes from Nesterenkonia halotolerans. Encoded proteins:
- a CDS encoding FUSC family protein, encoding MAQSSTDDAMNPHDQDQRNREQRDQDQREMDQRERDAENSSQRAPSLREPTNWLTELGRRPEFLTDVLQVLKTVIAGTLAWWISTSVLDSELAFLAPWTALLTVHATVHRSLSHGIQTTIASTIGVGLSFVIGYFLGVSLWTFALALLVGVTAARISWIRDEGVAIATTAIFVLGSGFDDQAPLLNDRILEVAIGVAAGVLVNLLILPPLRDKQAGRYVDSINERMGSVLVSISREFSDSWDTDKAESWFQETESMTQELNSAWTVVRFARESRRANPRARQGRQSLEQSSWNAEEASYEEILERADEGISHLRHLARTLREATYTDGDWDHDFRERWARIVGDVGRAIADPDAEVASLHEDLTSLSTEMSEDKGLPKTSWPIYGSLISSLRHLVIVVDDVASARQAREGGEENPRVSG
- a CDS encoding glycosyltransferase family 4 protein translates to MKLFFDCRYTRTRVHDGISRFTASLVEAAAQKADVTMLIHDPEQLNLLPDLPHLRISSPTSAREPWVARQLNPHRPDVVFSPMQTMGGIGRRYPLILTVHDLIYYEHPTPPRNLPAAVRLGWRAYHWSYLPQRLVLNQADAVATVSETTRRLIREHRLTRRPVELVSNAPPAVDCPRNPGAPPSRELVYMGSFMGYKNVESVIAGLNRLPEYTLHLCSPIEKTREGQLRALAADPEQLVFHRGISEPEYRELLQSATALVTLSRAEGYGLPVVEAMAHGTPCVLSDLPIFREIGGAAVSEDGAQLVPPQDPAAFAAAVRRLEVPAHFARASAAARERSIEFSWEDSAERLVALGQRLAGHGNAARSR